From bacterium, one genomic window encodes:
- a CDS encoding 4Fe-4S binding protein: MADNRFPKPQFESGYTMPSPSAPVARSLGLEVLDVGILTGALSLAAWLVLRKRSRRGVFLLTIFSLIYFGFFRKGCVCPVGSIQNVALWLFDSHAALSLSVTAFFLLPLIFALLFGRVFCAAVCPLGTIQDLVILSPAKVHPVLAQILGFIPYLYLGLGILFATTGSAYVICRLDPFVSLFRLSGELPMILAGIVFLLIGTVIARPYCRFMCPYGVLLNWMSRLSKYHATITPTECVKCRLCEPACPFDAILVPQTQTNTESRHIGVRRLALMIVLLPVLILGGGWSASRLAPTLARLHPTVKLTDTLRLGPQQVTARENLAITAFNGSGASLENLEQQAATIQTKFLYGSWALGGFLGTILGFGLIAASIKRRREFYEPDRGTCLSCARCYLFCPEEHQRLSGDKPTNINAKQFSNDIS; the protein is encoded by the coding sequence ATGGCCGATAATCGCTTTCCCAAGCCACAGTTTGAAAGCGGCTACACAATGCCGTCCCCCTCCGCCCCGGTCGCCCGTTCTCTGGGATTGGAGGTCCTTGATGTTGGAATTTTAACGGGAGCACTGTCACTAGCCGCCTGGCTGGTATTGCGGAAACGTTCCCGCCGGGGAGTCTTTCTCCTCACCATTTTCTCACTCATCTATTTCGGCTTTTTCCGCAAAGGCTGCGTATGCCCGGTGGGATCCATTCAGAATGTAGCCTTATGGCTGTTCGACAGTCACGCCGCCCTATCCTTGAGCGTCACTGCGTTCTTCCTGCTCCCCCTGATCTTCGCCCTTCTGTTTGGCAGGGTATTCTGTGCTGCCGTATGTCCATTGGGAACCATTCAGGATCTCGTCATTCTATCCCCCGCAAAAGTTCACCCGGTCCTCGCGCAGATACTGGGATTCATCCCCTATCTCTATTTGGGACTCGGGATCCTGTTTGCCACCACAGGGTCAGCGTATGTGATCTGTCGGCTGGATCCTTTTGTCTCCCTTTTCAGACTCAGCGGCGAACTCCCCATGATTCTTGCCGGCATCGTTTTCCTGTTAATCGGCACAGTGATTGCGCGTCCTTACTGTCGTTTCATGTGTCCGTATGGTGTTTTGCTCAACTGGATGTCACGGCTGTCCAAATACCACGCCACCATCACGCCTACTGAATGCGTGAAGTGTCGTCTCTGTGAGCCCGCCTGCCCCTTTGACGCCATCCTGGTCCCACAGACACAAACAAACACAGAGTCGCGCCATATCGGGGTGCGCCGTTTAGCCCTGATGATTGTGCTGCTTCCCGTTCTGATCCTCGGTGGAGGCTGGTCCGCCTCACGTCTTGCACCAACGTTGGCACGCCTGCACCCCACGGTAAAATTGACCGACACCCTGCGCCTTGGCCCACAACAAGTTACTGCCCGTGAAAACCTGGCCATCACAGCATTTAACGGCAGTGGAGCCTCCCTGGAAAATCTTGAGCAGCAGGCGGCTACCATACAGACGAAGTTCCTCTATGGCAGCTGGGCCCTCGGTGGCTTCCTCGGCACAATCCTTGGCTTCGGCTTAATCGCGGCCTCCATCAAACGACGACGCGAATTTTATGAGCCAGATCGAGGAACCTGTTTGAGTTGCGCCCGCTGCTATCTATTCTGTCCCGAAGAACACCAACGACTATCTGGCGATAAGCCCACAAATATTAATGCTAAACAGTTTAGCAATGACATTTCGTAA